One segment of Clostridium ljungdahlii DSM 13528 DNA contains the following:
- a CDS encoding cell wall-binding repeat-containing protein produces MLKKLMNFCITTTIVFGISTAAYAKTSYNVTRLCGNDRYETSIKIAENFQSGTLQNVILASGSNFPDALAGSILSKKYNAPILLINSDLNSNSEQLNYIKNNVDKNGNVYILGGTGSVSDKFVNHIKDLGYNNIIRLGGDNRFSTNKEIVDSMDVKSGTPIVIANGYGFADALSISSVAADNGYPIFMTKADSLPDETKDLILSINPSTVYIIGGQASVEDKVLTQLKSLVPSLSDDSIKRIDGQTRYDTSLNICKYFNVNTDTAVLASGVNFPDALSGSTLASKLNAPIILTDGKNITNQKSFMDPKGYKNVTILGGFASVELAVEYQLVDPSKIPQAEKDYLNNLKNYCESYKQETDTFLNNLDTVQNKVSNLTSTYNTVEDIDNSISQSISAVNEVNSYLSDYKNNLNSLKDKVANLQVPDKLSNLNSQYLNNINTQIDDIDKSIDYMNSYVYKFNSFKQAVDDLDFDKAKSIGNYIIQPPDIQTGSAGISSLYDTVNAAINSLQQ; encoded by the coding sequence ATGTTAAAAAAATTAATGAATTTTTGTATAACTACCACTATAGTATTTGGTATATCTACTGCAGCATATGCTAAGACAAGTTATAATGTAACAAGACTTTGTGGTAATGATAGATATGAAACGTCAATAAAAATTGCAGAGAATTTTCAGAGCGGTACCCTTCAAAATGTAATACTTGCAAGTGGGAGTAATTTTCCTGATGCATTGGCAGGAAGTATTCTATCAAAGAAATATAATGCACCAATACTTTTAATAAATAGTGACCTGAATAGTAATTCAGAACAATTAAATTATATAAAAAATAATGTTGATAAAAATGGAAACGTATATATTCTTGGGGGTACTGGATCTGTAAGTGATAAATTTGTAAATCATATAAAAGATTTAGGATATAATAATATCATAAGACTTGGAGGAGATAATAGATTCAGCACAAATAAAGAAATAGTTGATTCTATGGATGTTAAAAGTGGAACTCCAATTGTAATTGCAAATGGATATGGTTTTGCGGATGCATTAAGTATATCAAGTGTAGCAGCAGACAATGGTTATCCTATATTTATGACGAAAGCTGATAGTCTACCAGATGAAACTAAGGACTTAATTTTAAGTATCAATCCAAGTACGGTTTATATAATTGGTGGACAGGCCTCAGTTGAAGATAAAGTGTTAACACAGTTAAAATCACTTGTTCCATCTTTAAGTGATGATAGTATAAAAAGAATTGATGGACAAACTAGATATGATACTTCATTAAATATATGTAAATATTTTAATGTGAATACAGATACAGCTGTACTTGCAAGTGGAGTAAATTTTCCGGATGCATTATCTGGAAGTACACTAGCTTCAAAATTGAATGCACCTATAATACTTACAGATGGCAAAAATATAACAAATCAAAAAAGTTTTATGGACCCAAAAGGCTATAAAAATGTAACTATACTTGGTGGATTTGCTTCGGTAGAGTTAGCTGTAGAATATCAGCTAGTAGATCCATCAAAAATTCCTCAGGCTGAAAAAGATTATTTGAATAATTTGAAAAATTATTGCGAGTCCTATAAACAGGAAACAGATACATTTTTAAATAACTTGGATACAGTCCAAAATAAAGTTAGCAACTTAACATCAACTTATAATACTGTGGAGGATATAGATAATAGCATATCCCAATCAATTTCAGCGGTGAATGAAGTCAATTCATATCTGTCAGATTATAAAAATAATTTAAACAGCTTAAAAGATAAAGTTGCAAATTTACAGGTACCAGACAAACTTAGTAACTTGAATAGTCAGTATTTAAATAACATAAATACTCAAATTGATGATATAGATAAGTCTATAGATTATATGAACAGTTATGTATACAAGTTTAATTCTTTTAAACAGGCAGTAGATGATTTAGATTTTGATAAAGCTAAATCTATAGGAAATTATATAATTCAACCGCCAGATATACAAACTGGAAGTGCTGGGATATCAAGCTTATACGATACAGTTAATGCAGCTATAAATAGTTTACAACAATAA
- a CDS encoding peptidoglycan-binding domain-containing protein, with amino-acid sequence MFISLSLFLEVVKNFQRDSGLAVDGIVGINTWNKLFG; translated from the coding sequence TTGTTTATATCTTTAAGTTTATTCCTGGAGGTTGTAAAGAATTTTCAGAGAGACAGTGGACTTGCAGTTGATGGTATTGTTGGGATTAATACGTGGAATAAGTTGTTTGGATAA